In Trifolium pratense cultivar HEN17-A07 linkage group LG7, ARS_RC_1.1, whole genome shotgun sequence, a genomic segment contains:
- the LOC123896110 gene encoding uncharacterized protein LOC123896110 — translation MNFWKGIPTVQNFGQYTRVLFNPNIDAAAELKQRMLDRTISKPHSIYAINETTKAHVLDQWVYKTIRHTLSTLGLCAMGSVYAILGKVEHLEPNCDWWYLSCVCNTKVIPYDNMYYCQTCSRRVLIVSQG, via the exons ATGAATTTTTGGAAAG GTATACCTACTGTTCAGAATTTCGGACAATATACAAGGGTGTTATTCAATCCAAATATTGATGCCGCTGCAGAATTGAAGCAAAG AATGCTGGACAGAACAATTTCTAAGCCTCATTCGATATATGCAATAAATGAAACTACAAAAGCACATGTATTGGATCAGTGGGTGTACAAAACAATTAGACATACTCTATCAACCCTTGGTTTATGTGCAATG GGGTCGGTGTACGCTATATTGGGCAAAGTAGAACATTTGGAACCTAACTGCGATTGGTGGTATTTATCCTGTGTATGCAATACCAAAGTGATTCCTTATGATAATATGTATTATTGTCAAACATGCAGTAGACGTGTTTTAATTGTTAGTCAAGggtaa